GCGGAATCACCACCGCGGGGCTCCAGCCGTGCTTCTCGACCAGCGCAGCCGACACCATCGTGGTGAGCGCAATCACCGAGCCCACTGAAAGATCGATGCCGCCCGAAAGAATCACGAAGGTCATGCCCACGGCCACGACGATCAGGAAGGCGTTGTCGATCAGCAGGTTGAGAAACACCTGCGCGGAGAAGAAGCCGTCGTAGAACACCGAGCCCAGAGTGGCCATCAGCACGAACAGCGAGATGGTGGCCGTCAACGGCAGGTACTTCGGGTTGAGCCCCGTCTTGCCCCCTTTCCCGACCGCGGGAGAGGGTTGGGATGAGGGCGCAGCCGCTTCGATCACCGCGCTCATGCCCGTCCCCCTTCATGCACCGGCCGCTGCACCAGCGCGCGAACCTCCGCCCTGAACTCCGGCGACTGCAACAACATGACTGCGAACACGACCACGGCCTTCACGACGAGGTTGATTTCCGGCGGCACGCCGAGCGAATAGATGGCATAGGTCAGCGTCTGGATGATCAGCGCACCGATCACGCTGCCCATGAGGCTGAAGCGTCCGCCGGTCAGCGCCGTGCCGCCCAGGGTCACGGCCAGGATCGCGTCGAGCTCCAGCAGCTGGCCCGCGTTGTTGCCGTCGGCGCTCTTGACGTTGGAGCTGATCAAGAGGCCCGCGATGCCCGCGCAGACGCCGCAGAACGCATAGGCCCCGACGACGAGCCGCCGCGCCTGCACGCCCGCCACGCGCGCGGCCGTCGGGTTGATGCCCACCGCTTGAATGAAAAGGCCCAGCGCCGTGCGCGTGATGGCCAGGTAGAGCAGCACGAACACCGCCGCTACGATGAAAAGCGAGAACGGCAGCCCCAGCAGATAGCCGCTGCCCAGGAAGAAGAAGGGCTTGTAGTAGATCGTGATGATCTGCCCGTCGGCGATGAGCTGCGCAATGCCGCGGCCCGCCACCATGAGGATCAGCGTGGCGATGATCGGCTGCATGCCCACCTTGGCGACCAGAAGGCCGTTCCAGAAGCCGCACAGCAATGCGATGCCAAGGGCCGCCAGAATCGCCAGCCACATCGGAAAGCGGCTCACGTCGCTCGACACCGAGCCGCCGATCATCCAGGCCGCCACCGCCGCGGCAATGGCCACCACCGCGCCCACCGAGATGTCGATGCCGCGCGTGGCAATGACCAATGTCATGCCGAGCGACACCAGCACCAGCGGCGCCGCGCGGTTCACGATGTCGATCAGGCTGCCGTAGAGATGGCCGTCGCGCCATTCGAGATGCAGGAAGCTGGCATTGAATGC
The Variovorax paradoxus genome window above contains:
- a CDS encoding ABC transporter permease, whose translation is MKRLSSLMRHRLAWPIVTLLLLLAVNTAFNASFLHLEWRDGHLYGSLIDIVNRAAPLVLVSLGMTLVIATRGIDISVGAVVAIAAAVAAWMIGGSVSSDVSRFPMWLAILAALGIALLCGFWNGLLVAKVGMQPIIATLILMVAGRGIAQLIADGQIITIYYKPFFFLGSGYLLGLPFSLFIVAAVFVLLYLAITRTALGLFIQAVGINPTAARVAGVQARRLVVGAYAFCGVCAGIAGLLISSNVKSADGNNAGQLLELDAILAVTLGGTALTGGRFSLMGSVIGALIIQTLTYAIYSLGVPPEINLVVKAVVVFAVMLLQSPEFRAEVRALVQRPVHEGGRA